AATACAAAATTATTCTCTATCTAAAGCCGCACACCCACACCTTTTTTTTCAGTAGTTGTtgttgagtgtgtgtgtgtgtaccgtTGAAGGTGCGAATTGAGGTTGGCGAATGTCACGTACATTATTAAAAACTGAACTCTCGATACTTGAATCTCAATTTCCTAAAAGTCATGGCGTATTTCAGATGATATGTACCTCTTCAGAAGAACTGGTCTGTCAGTTTATCGACATAAAGCAAAAGAGGCACATTTTTCAATGTAACTTATCGGTACGTGTATAGTATAACAATTTGTGTGGTTAAATTCACTGACTTTTTACCTGTAGCCGAGTTACCCGCGTATCCTACCCTTGTGGACGTCAGATACCGACCACCCTTTTGTAACCGCACTAGTAGAAGACCTAAACGCTTCGGACGAAGTCAGTGTCGGGGCTAGTCACCCGGTATGTATGTAATTTGTAGGTGATAAGCTATTTACACCCGTGATAGTTGCTGTTCAAGATCAGACATCTCATTATTAAGATGTGTGGTCAATTTGGTGTGAGGGTGCCAGCAGTAGTAGCTGAGCTACTCAGTCTGGCATCATCAGCACAAGTTGAAGAGTCACCATCAGAGGATGAGGGTCAAGAAAATGACTTTGACTTGTCAGACCAGGTGATTTATCTGTGGGCTCTGTACACACCATATCATCTTGTCATGATGTTaggatgatgacgatgatgattatgatgaaccAGGATTGTTTGAGGAGGATTGTGACAGGTAGTATCTGAATTTGATATGAATTTAGTATAACGTGTTGGTGCTCTTAATGTAGCATTTCCTCTTTGTGATGTTGTTCTCTTTGATGTAGTGGCAATGATGATGATCATGACAGAGAGAAGATGGATGAGAAAGGTAAAGCTGTGTTAGACAGGATCAGATTGAACACACGAGATGACTACCTCAAGGTAAATATCATGACGAGGTATGtttgtgagtttgttattgtagggAGCAACCAGTGGAAGCATTAGGGCTTCTGACAGATTGATGAGGGAGCTGTCAGATATTTACAAGTCTGAAAGTTATAAGAAAGGTTAGTGGTTAATGGGCTTCATGGTAATGCATTTGACAATGCACAGGAATATTTTCGGTGGAGTTGATAGACGATAATCTGTACAACTGGTACATCAAGTTATACAGGTTTGTTAGGTGAAGTGTTATTGACACAATGAGTTAGCACTTGTTGCCAGGGTTGATCCTGATAGTCCACTGGCTTCAGACATCAAGAAGTTAAaggaaaaggaaggccaagactACATCTTGTTACACATGTCCTTTGAGAACACCTTCCCATATACCCCTCCATTTTTGAGGGTGGTGAAGCCATTCATGACAGGAGGGTGAGATGAAATTTATAAACAGTGTAAACACTACATACAAGTTATGTCATTTCAGATATGTTCTAGCTGGTGGTGCCATCTGTATGGAACTACTTACTCCACAAGGATGGAGCAGTGTCTATGCTATAGAATCACTTATTCTACAAATCAGTGCTACATTTGTAAAGGGAAAAGGACGTATTCAATTTGGCCAGTCAAGCAAAGTGAGTGAACATAGGTGACACTGCTGTCTTTATCACTCTCTTCTCTAGTCACAGTATACTCTAGCCACGGCTCAACATGCTTACAAGTCATTGGTAAAGATACATAAAGAGAATGGATGGTTTACACCACCTAAGGATGAAGGCTGATGTCACAATTTGTGACACGCACACACAACTATAAGCAGGAGAGCTCAGAAACTGACTCTTGTAATCATTACATTTTAACTCATGTGTACTAATGGGAAAGGAGGGCAAAAAATATTACAATTTTAATAATCAAGTCATCAAAAATGATTTCACTGGTTTAATCGGCATGCATATATGGCTTGAATGCTATTTGTGACTAACATAATTAATGGAGTATGACTTGCACACAATAGGATAGCATATATGATTTCACAAGCAAATGTTAGGGAGATAAAATTATATGCTTAGGAGCTAATTACTGTGAGACAAGAGTTGTATTATATGCTTCTGGTAATGATATCAAGACAAATATATATCAAGTTAACAAATAACGTTAGTCAGACCACTCGTCATCTTCCTCCTCGTATTCAGCATCCGAGGAAGATGAATCTGTTAACAAGAACAAgtacaacataatattatagcacAACGTAATAATACCTGTATCAGCAATAGCATCTTTTCTAGATGCTAAAGCCCTAGCTAAAGCTCCAGCAATCCCATCATCTTTCTTCTCTGTTGGTGCTTGTTCCTGCTCCTCTACCTACATAATATTTAACGACACACTTCTTGACCACATTAAAGGTTACCTTGTGAAGAGTTTTGCCAGCTCTAATACTCTCCATCAAGTTAGCTCTAGCATTACTAACCGCAGGCAAGTTAGAGGCCTTGTTGGACTGAGGGGGTGGAGGAGGTGGTCCCCCACTAGAAACAGAGGGGGGCCCTTCCCCACCACTAAAAACAGGAGGTGGAGGGGGTGGAGCAGGTACATTGACTGGAGGAGGAGGAGGTGGGGCTGGAACATTACCACCACCATGACGTGATGGAGGAGGGGGTGGAGCTGATCGTGATGGGGGAGGGGGTGGGGCATGCCCATGATGTGAAGGCGGCGGTGGGGGAGGGGCATTTCTGTTTGGAGGAGGTGGTGGCCCTCGGCTACTGTGTGGTGGAGGAGGAGGTGGAGCTTGACCACCACGACGACCATGTCCATGTGTTGGAAGGGGTGGGGCTTTGGTCTGCTTGCTGGCTTCTAACTGTCGATTGGCTTCCTCTATCCCTCCATGCTTCTCTACAAAGTCATAAATGAACTTTGCAGTGTTCTCATCCTTTAAATCCTTGTCACTGACTCCAACAGTATCCAGCAACTTCTTCCAGTTAGTATCGATGTTGCTACTCTGTTGTACACTTCACATAACACACAGTAACAACTAAAGGCAACAACTTACATCAAAGGCACCAGTGTTGGGATCCCAGCCAACGTGGGCCAAGTGTCTACACAACACCAGACTAGTGATATGGACTAACAACAATTACTTACTGAAAATTACTTGGACCACTAATATCAGATTTGTTGATTTTTCTCTTCTTTTTTGGTCCCTTGTTAGAAGGAGTGTGGGATGGCTCTGGGATGGTGGACATTGGTGCAGATCGTGGCGGAGGTGGGGGAACATGAGATGGTGAGTTCATTGACACATTACTAGATGGCACTGGAGGAGCACTAGGTGAAGCTGTCCTACCAGTCGTTGTATCCCTCTTCTGTTTGAGAGCTAGACACAAAAAACAGCAATATAGTACACActaactatatatgtgaccggatttgcgaaaacaggacataatcgcacaagccaaaatttacagtataaagcaataTTGAAAAAATttcgtaaattttttgaacgtctctttcttagtgaaggaagggactaacaatacaAACCtggataccatcttattcgcctgctcaagaggagttcgaaaCTCATTGtctcgttgcagtagacccaaggatacataagttgtttacgtcatgtcgaagcaATCGTACGCGATAGGGAAGAAGCACGAGTAagggaaaaacttacccagtaattgattcccctgttcatggcgaacacgatggtgaaaatgttAGCTCagtacctcaatccgttggtaagttacaactgtttttgtaagcgcctgtaatttattttccctatacctgctgtacaaatcgatttttctgttgttgctactttgtagggctgtaactcccaaagttagtggcatatgaagctgaaactttgccaatgggtacacttggctaagtagattataaatatttaataaacaggaatttgaaaaatgtcctgttttcgcagatccggtcacatatatagtagtAATGATTGTCTCACTTTGTTTTCTATGCTGACGGTCTTTGATCTTTGTATCCATAGCACTGATGAACTTGTCTGCCTCCCGTTCACTGGAGAAGTTCAGGCCCACCATAAATTTCTGTAAGAAAACAAGTTAAAGCTAACATACACCACTAAGTGTACAGTAAATCAATACTCTCTAACactccctgaattaaggacatACTAggattttggtcccaaca
The Dysidea avara chromosome 7, odDysAvar1.4, whole genome shotgun sequence genome window above contains:
- the LOC136261879 gene encoding actin nucleation-promoting factor WASL-like, whose protein sequence is MSQPPPQNEPSSLLTDEENELVFNALGHRRQTKATAVVQMYHAHPDPQRWVKYKTGVACFVKDNLRKSYYVRLLELNANKFTIVWEQELYNQFTYSKSLPRFHYFPGDKFMVGLNFSSEREADKFISAMDTKIKDRQHRKQTLKQKRDTTTGRTASPSAPPVPSSNVSMNSPSHVPPPPPRSAPMSTIPEPSHTPSNKGPKKKRKINKSDISGPSNFQHLAHVGWDPNTGAFDSSNIDTNWKKLLDTVGVSDKDLKDENTAKFIYDFVEKHGGIEEANRQLEASKQTKAPPLPTHGHGRRGGQAPPPPPPHSSRGPPPPPNRNAPPPPPPSHHGHAPPPPPSRSAPPPPPSRHGGGNVPAPPPPPPVNVPAPPPPPPVFSGGEGPPSVSSGGPPPPPPQSNKASNLPAVSNARANLMESIRAGKTLHKVEEQEQAPTEKKDDGIAGALARALASRKDAIADTDSSSSDAEYEEEDDEWSD
- the LOC136261882 gene encoding ubiquitin-conjugating enzyme E2 Q2-like; this encodes MSRTLLKTELSILESQFPKSHGVFQMICTSSEELVCQFIDIKQKRHIFQCNLSPSYPRILPLWTSDTDHPFVTALVEDLNASDEVSVGASHPLLFKIRHLIIKMCGQFGVRVPAVVAELLSLASSAQVEESPSEDEGQENDFDLSDQDDDDDDYDEPGLFEEDCDSGNDDDHDREKMDEKGKAVLDRIRLNTRDDYLKGATSGSIRASDRLMRELSDIYKSESYKKGIFSVELIDDNLYNWYIKLYRVDPDSPLASDIKKLKEKEGQDYILLHMSFENTFPYTPPFLRVVKPFMTGGYVLAGGAICMELLTPQGWSSVYAIESLILQISATFVKGKGRIQFGQSSKSQYTLATAQHAYKSLVKIHKENGWFTPPKDEG